The following proteins are encoded in a genomic region of Dialister hominis:
- a CDS encoding PIG-L family deacetylase encodes MADSSFSYTSIFRGKTLMVVIPHEDDEINVAGSTIHGAILEGVHVICVFSTWGDDLYTPDIRRREAVKALKTLGVKEDDVIFLGYPDGGRYGESDPYIYGLNEPITVRGRHETYGTKAAPDFCMAAHGFHRPFTREGMIQDMEDVVLAHKPDAILCIDYDIHPDHRACSAAFETAMGRILQRPGNEYFPVIFKGFAYKTAFESVPDFYAPHMLSTVFARDNLPEPSWETSNPAYAWDERIRLPVPEECRRPLLSDNLIHKAFCCHVSQKGYRYAAKVANGDQVFWKRRTDNLSMQAAVSASSGNIKYLNDFLLLGSSDMAKPAMPMDDCLWAPPEDDKVKTCRLTFTHPVTIREAVLYGNIDTESRILDGTLRFSTGYEFRTGPFRKNGLPNDFSIEVQKSVDWVEFTINEAEGSTPGLTELELYEEEDTASMIHILADGNFAYDWTVWPGEKPKISAWTYGSDDDVSWEMNGSPSSIGQIQEELNRLKKPITICAFLTEHPDIWDEAVFAPGSSAALRSLRFHQKLDRWKNTFERFRQKSQHHALRKEAKKEKSKK; translated from the coding sequence ATGGCTGACAGTTCATTTTCATATACATCCATCTTCAGAGGAAAGACATTGATGGTCGTCATCCCTCATGAGGATGATGAAATCAACGTTGCCGGATCAACGATTCACGGCGCCATTCTGGAAGGGGTTCACGTTATCTGCGTTTTCTCCACATGGGGCGATGATTTATATACGCCAGATATCCGGAGGAGAGAAGCTGTAAAGGCACTGAAAACATTAGGCGTCAAGGAGGATGATGTCATATTCCTTGGCTATCCGGATGGAGGGCGTTATGGGGAATCTGACCCTTACATATACGGTCTAAATGAACCAATTACCGTTCGCGGCCGCCATGAAACGTACGGGACAAAAGCTGCTCCTGATTTCTGTATGGCAGCACATGGATTCCACCGTCCTTTCACGCGGGAAGGCATGATTCAGGATATGGAAGATGTCGTCCTTGCTCATAAGCCGGATGCCATTCTCTGCATTGATTATGACATCCATCCGGATCATCGTGCCTGTTCGGCTGCCTTCGAGACAGCTATGGGACGGATCCTTCAGCGCCCGGGAAATGAATATTTCCCTGTCATTTTCAAAGGATTTGCTTATAAGACCGCTTTTGAATCCGTACCGGATTTCTATGCGCCTCACATGCTGTCCACCGTTTTCGCACGGGATAATCTTCCCGAACCTTCCTGGGAAACGTCAAATCCTGCCTATGCATGGGATGAGAGAATCAGGCTTCCTGTTCCCGAGGAATGCAGAAGGCCTCTTCTTTCTGATAACCTCATTCATAAGGCTTTTTGCTGTCACGTATCACAAAAAGGCTACCGATATGCCGCTAAGGTCGCCAATGGTGATCAGGTCTTCTGGAAACGCCGCACGGATAATCTCTCCATGCAGGCTGCTGTTTCAGCATCCTCTGGAAATATCAAGTATCTGAATGACTTTCTCCTTCTGGGCAGTTCAGACATGGCAAAGCCCGCCATGCCGATGGATGACTGCCTCTGGGCACCTCCCGAAGATGACAAAGTAAAAACCTGCCGCCTTACATTTACCCATCCGGTGACCATCCGCGAAGCGGTTCTCTATGGGAACATTGATACGGAAAGCCGCATCCTTGACGGTACGCTTCGGTTCAGTACAGGATATGAATTCCGCACAGGACCATTCCGAAAGAACGGCCTCCCTAATGACTTTTCCATCGAAGTGCAGAAATCTGTAGACTGGGTGGAATTTACCATCAATGAAGCAGAAGGATCCACTCCTGGTCTCACGGAACTTGAACTCTATGAAGAAGAAGATACTGCTTCAATGATCCATATTCTTGCCGATGGAAACTTTGCTTATGACTGGACCGTTTGGCCTGGTGAAAAGCCCAAGATTTCTGCATGGACTTATGGCTCGGATGATGATGTATCCTGGGAAATGAACGGAAGTCCATCAAGCATCGGGCAAATCCAAGAAGAGCTGAATCGACTAAAGAAACCGATTACCATCTGTGCTTTTCTTACAGAGCATCCAGACATTTGGGATGAAGCCGTTTTTGCTCCGGGCTCTTCCGCTGCTCTCCGCTCTTTACGTTTCCATCAGAAACTGGATCGTTGGAAAAATACATTTGAAAGGTTCCGCCAGAAATCTCAGCATCACGCACTCCGTAAAGAAGCAAAAAAAGAAAAATCGAAGAAATAA
- a CDS encoding nucleotide sugar dehydrogenase: protein MKIAIAGTGYVGLSNAILLSQHHKVTAVDVIQEKVDMVNRKESPIVDDYIEDYLAHKDLDLTATMDGDSAYREADLIVIAAPTNYDTETNHFDTSAVEAILSQIQRVGSKAIVVIKSTIPIGYTQEISAVYPDLSILFAPEFLREGKALYDNLYPSRIIVGIPKGKEALRPEAEKFAALEQEGAVRENIPVLITGSSEAESIKLFSNTFLAIRVAYFNEIDTYAEEKGLKTADIIKGMGYDPRIGDFYNNPSFGYGGYCLPKDTRQLLSNFEGIPETMIRAVVDSNETRKSFIADRIAARNPKKAGIYRLIMKSGSDNFRSSAIQGVIERLKNKDIPLLIYEPSYKGDSFMGIPVTKDLQQLKDECDIILTNREEKDLEDVKEKVYTRDLFTRD, encoded by the coding sequence ATGAAAATCGCAATTGCAGGCACAGGCTACGTCGGCCTCTCCAATGCCATCCTCCTCTCCCAGCACCATAAGGTCACTGCCGTGGACGTCATCCAGGAAAAAGTGGATATGGTCAACAGGAAGGAATCCCCGATCGTCGACGATTATATCGAAGACTACCTGGCGCACAAGGATCTCGACCTCACCGCCACCATGGACGGTGACAGCGCATACAGGGAAGCAGACCTGATCGTCATCGCCGCTCCGACGAACTACGACACGGAGACGAACCACTTCGACACATCGGCCGTCGAAGCCATCCTCTCCCAGATCCAGCGCGTCGGTTCCAAGGCCATCGTCGTCATCAAATCCACCATTCCGATCGGATACACCCAGGAAATTTCTGCCGTCTATCCTGACCTTTCCATTCTCTTCGCACCGGAATTCCTCCGCGAAGGCAAAGCTCTCTACGACAACCTCTACCCGTCCCGCATCATCGTCGGGATCCCGAAAGGAAAAGAAGCCCTCCGCCCCGAAGCAGAAAAATTCGCAGCCCTGGAACAGGAAGGCGCCGTCCGCGAGAACATTCCGGTCCTCATCACAGGATCGTCTGAAGCAGAGTCCATCAAACTCTTCTCCAACACCTTCCTCGCCATCCGCGTCGCCTACTTCAATGAAATCGACACCTATGCCGAAGAAAAGGGCCTGAAGACCGCCGACATTATCAAAGGCATGGGCTACGACCCCAGAATCGGCGATTTCTACAACAATCCTTCCTTCGGCTACGGCGGATACTGCCTGCCGAAAGACACCCGACAGCTCCTCTCGAACTTCGAAGGCATCCCGGAAACCATGATCCGCGCCGTCGTCGATTCCAACGAGACAAGGAAATCCTTCATCGCTGACCGCATTGCCGCCAGAAATCCGAAGAAAGCCGGCATCTACCGCCTCATCATGAAGAGCGGCAGCGACAACTTCCGCTCCTCCGCCATTCAGGGCGTCATCGAGCGTCTGAAGAACAAGGACATTCCCCTTCTCATCTACGAACCGTCTTATAAGGGAGACTCCTTCATGGGCATCCCCGTCACGAAAGACCTCCAGCAGCTCAAGGATGAATGCGACATCATCCTCACCAACCGCGAAGAAAAAGACCTCGAAGATGTGAAGGAAAAGGTTTATACAAGAGACCTCTTCACAAGAGACTAA
- a CDS encoding phosphoethanolamine transferase encodes MLKKDIGEILSVRNITKKDAAWYCLVSIIFTAVLWGWFAFTGIKFLWEWNLSLRDALLTFVTIFLLELTCGQDIRGRLWHAAYPGFLALMLVFPYVIGTGSGNRDPDFRHLLNPYVMEALGFLSISVITAFWQQKARRPLSILIAIGTFLITTFQIICALIYFSYFLIYGSTFATADFLPFVQTHLSEAIGFLKSFISVKTLCLGVILLLVLFVPTITLLVRNIKNGGMSSAKWPKWIIALSVLLFAAGIINVRHWIPRSFPVLDYQLSQAYIHSIRDAKKLHTINAAKLVLANGINNTLASRVPGTVLLVIGESETSDLMTAFTPSLPVDTTPWLTSEKENKDFYLFNHAYTNFPATAGALSMALTGINQYNEKEIGQVVTLLDVAKKAGYDTWWISNHRQLAAGNPSVDLVSSGADHTLWTTHAEGADIDLISLLKKVPRNGNHFIILHLMGSHAKYDSRIPDDWPYLSLPGADETENDYATTVDYTDYVLKNIFNYSKENLHMTAMAYLSDHGEDMKYGHGEGHVTWSMLHIPLFFYLSPEYETAFPNTAKALRNNREKIFTNDLLFDTMCGLIQAPNNDYSPTYDLTSPLYSLNADQALAVNGKWIVANDPSLHDIK; translated from the coding sequence TTTGCATTCACCGGAATTAAATTTCTGTGGGAATGGAACCTCAGTTTAAGGGATGCTTTATTAACTTTCGTAACTATATTTTTGCTGGAACTAACTTGTGGTCAGGATATTCGCGGGCGTCTCTGGCATGCGGCATACCCCGGATTTCTTGCTTTAATGCTTGTTTTCCCTTATGTAATCGGTACTGGAAGCGGAAATCGTGACCCGGATTTCCGTCATCTTTTAAATCCATATGTTATGGAAGCACTGGGATTCTTGAGCATTTCTGTCATTACTGCATTCTGGCAGCAAAAAGCAAGACGCCCTTTATCCATCCTGATTGCCATAGGCACCTTTCTCATCACAACATTCCAAATCATTTGCGCTTTGATATATTTCTCATACTTCCTCATTTATGGCAGTACGTTTGCTACGGCTGATTTTCTTCCTTTTGTACAGACTCATCTTTCTGAAGCGATTGGATTTCTCAAATCCTTTATCAGCGTGAAGACACTTTGCCTCGGTGTTATTCTCCTTCTTGTTTTATTTGTGCCAACGATTACACTTCTTGTCCGCAACATAAAAAACGGTGGAATGTCATCCGCGAAATGGCCAAAATGGATCATTGCCCTTTCTGTTCTTCTTTTTGCAGCTGGGATCATCAATGTTCGTCATTGGATTCCACGTTCGTTTCCTGTTCTTGACTACCAATTGTCGCAGGCATACATCCACAGCATTCGTGATGCAAAAAAATTACACACTATCAATGCCGCTAAGCTGGTCTTAGCAAATGGCATAAATAATACTCTTGCATCCCGTGTTCCAGGCACTGTTCTTTTAGTCATCGGAGAGAGCGAGACAAGCGACTTAATGACTGCATTCACCCCTTCTCTTCCTGTTGATACGACGCCCTGGCTTACCTCTGAAAAAGAAAATAAAGATTTTTATCTCTTTAACCATGCTTATACCAATTTCCCAGCAACTGCTGGCGCACTCTCCATGGCTTTGACCGGTATTAATCAGTATAACGAAAAAGAAATTGGTCAGGTTGTCACACTGCTTGATGTTGCTAAGAAAGCAGGTTACGACACCTGGTGGATCAGCAATCACCGTCAGTTGGCAGCCGGCAACCCTAGTGTGGATCTCGTTTCATCCGGTGCTGATCATACGTTATGGACTACACATGCCGAAGGAGCTGATATTGATCTCATTTCTCTCCTTAAAAAAGTACCGAGAAACGGCAATCATTTTATAATCCTTCATCTCATGGGCAGCCATGCTAAATACGACAGCCGCATTCCTGACGACTGGCCCTATCTGTCTCTTCCCGGCGCTGATGAAACGGAGAATGATTATGCAACAACTGTAGATTATACAGATTATGTTCTCAAAAATATCTTCAACTACTCGAAAGAAAATCTTCATATGACAGCCATGGCTTATCTTTCCGATCATGGAGAAGATATGAAATATGGTCACGGTGAAGGGCACGTCACATGGTCTATGCTGCACATTCCTTTATTTTTCTATTTATCCCCTGAGTATGAAACTGCTTTTCCGAATACGGCCAAAGCACTTCGTAATAACAGAGAAAAGATTTTTACCAATGATCTTCTCTTTGATACCATGTGTGGTCTTATCCAAGCACCAAATAATGACTATTCTCCCACGTATGATCTCACCTCCCCTCTTTATTCTTTAAACGCAGATCAGGCTTTGGCAGTAAATGGAAAATGGATTGTAGCAAATGATCCATCCCTGCACGATATAAAGTGA